A single genomic interval of Agarivorans aestuarii harbors:
- a CDS encoding glutathione S-transferase family protein: MGLLVDGKWQDKWYDTKQSKGRFVRSESQFRNWVTADGSAGPSGKAGFKAEAGRYHLYVSHACPWANRTMIFRKLKGLEEMIDYSVVHWFMGEHGWTFAPGEGVVSDPINSAEYLHQVYTAADANYSGRVTVPILWDKQQQTIVSNESADIIRMFNSAFDQLGAKPGDYYPEALREEIDVINQRVYNNVNNGVYKAGFATSQEAYEEAVFPLFESLDFLEQTLSNSRYLLGEQLTEADWRLFTTLIRFDAVYVGHFKCNLKRIVDYANLDAYMRELYQIDGVAETIHFDHIKRHYYESHSTINPTGVVPVGPILHLDKPHLRG, encoded by the coding sequence GTAAAGGTCGCTTTGTGCGCAGCGAATCGCAGTTTCGCAACTGGGTAACTGCAGACGGTAGCGCTGGGCCCAGCGGTAAAGCGGGATTTAAAGCCGAAGCAGGGCGTTATCATCTTTATGTGTCCCACGCTTGCCCTTGGGCTAATCGCACCATGATATTTCGCAAGCTAAAAGGCTTGGAAGAGATGATTGATTATTCGGTGGTGCATTGGTTTATGGGCGAACATGGTTGGACCTTTGCTCCCGGTGAAGGCGTGGTGAGCGACCCCATCAATAGTGCTGAGTATTTGCATCAAGTGTATACCGCAGCTGATGCTAACTACTCTGGTCGAGTGACGGTGCCCATTTTATGGGACAAGCAACAGCAGACCATAGTGTCTAACGAGTCTGCCGACATCATCCGTATGTTCAACTCAGCCTTTGACCAACTTGGCGCTAAGCCCGGTGACTATTACCCAGAAGCACTGCGCGAAGAGATTGATGTGATTAATCAGCGCGTTTACAACAACGTAAACAATGGCGTGTATAAAGCGGGGTTTGCAACTAGCCAAGAAGCCTACGAAGAAGCCGTATTCCCCTTGTTTGAGAGCTTAGATTTTTTAGAGCAAACTTTGTCAAACAGTCGTTATTTATTGGGTGAACAACTCACCGAGGCAGATTGGCGTTTATTCACCACTTTGATCCGCTTTGATGCGGTGTATGTTGGCCACTTTAAATGTAATTTGAAACGGATTGTCGATTACGCCAACCTAGATGCCTACATGCGTGAGCTTTATCAAATCGATGGCGTGGCAGAAACTATCCATTTCGATCATATTAAGCGTCACTACTATGAAAGTCACAGCACCATCAATCCCACTGGTGTAGTGCCTGTTGGGCCCATTTTACACTTAGACAAACCCCACCTTCGCGGCTAA